A genomic window from Halorubrum lacusprofundi ATCC 49239 includes:
- a CDS encoding HD domain-containing protein has product MNADDESDPNDDSSDAGPALDALLDAYALKDERRTGWQLRGVDAPESVAAHTWGVAYLVLALGDQFREGLPGLDLDRALRLAVVHDVAEAETGDAATRADSTADSVDAAAKEAAERAAMEDLAGALPDRIRDAWEDYEARESPEAILVKECDLLDVCLQAVLYERGGRYDPAGGDPGAFREYDDLDEFFATTEPRLQTETGRELFARLRERYRTARDEP; this is encoded by the coding sequence ATGAACGCGGACGACGAATCGGATCCGAACGACGACAGCTCCGACGCCGGTCCCGCGCTCGACGCCCTCCTCGACGCTTACGCGCTGAAAGACGAGCGGCGCACGGGCTGGCAGCTCCGCGGCGTCGACGCCCCCGAGTCGGTCGCCGCGCACACGTGGGGCGTCGCGTACCTCGTGTTGGCCCTCGGCGACCAGTTCCGGGAGGGCCTGCCCGGCCTCGACCTCGACCGCGCGCTCCGGCTCGCCGTCGTCCACGACGTGGCGGAGGCCGAGACCGGCGACGCCGCGACGCGCGCCGATTCGACGGCGGACTCGGTGGACGCCGCCGCCAAAGAGGCGGCCGAGCGCGCGGCGATGGAAGACCTCGCGGGCGCGCTCCCAGACCGTATTCGCGACGCGTGGGAGGACTACGAGGCCCGCGAGTCGCCCGAGGCGATACTCGTCAAGGAGTGTGACCTGCTCGACGTCTGCCTACAGGCGGTGCTCTACGAACGCGGCGGCCGGTACGACCCCGCCGGCGGCGACCCGGGAGCGTTCCGCGAGTACGACGACCTCGACGAATTCTTCGCGACGACCGAACCCCGCCTTCAAACCGAGACCGGTCGGGAGCTGTTCGCCCGGCTCCGCGAGCGGTACCGGACCGCTCGCGACGAGCCGTAG
- a CDS encoding phosphoribosyltransferase, producing MSDLPDDFDCTLTNWEYIYGLCRNVSNAVKRADFEPDVVVALARGGWFAGRCICDFLGLNDLTSLKMEHYVGAAEKSDEPQIRYPMPEGSVEGKDVLIIDDIADTGGSIRRAEEYVDDRDAGEVRTATLQLLGTSEFQPDFVGERLEQWTWVVYPWNFLEDMIDLTEGAMERADQTVFDREDVRHYLDEFHGIGRIEMEVAQAGRLDEVLDEMVRRDVADRAGENAWTLAE from the coding sequence ATGAGCGATCTCCCGGACGACTTCGACTGCACCCTCACCAACTGGGAGTACATCTACGGGCTCTGCCGCAACGTCTCCAACGCGGTGAAGCGCGCCGACTTCGAGCCGGACGTGGTCGTCGCGCTGGCGCGCGGCGGCTGGTTCGCCGGGCGATGCATCTGCGACTTCCTCGGGCTCAACGACCTCACGAGCCTGAAGATGGAACACTACGTCGGCGCCGCCGAGAAGAGCGACGAGCCCCAGATCCGCTACCCGATGCCGGAGGGAAGCGTCGAGGGGAAAGACGTCCTGATCATCGACGACATCGCGGACACCGGCGGCTCGATCCGCCGCGCCGAGGAGTACGTCGACGACCGGGACGCGGGCGAGGTCCGGACCGCCACGCTCCAACTGCTCGGTACCTCCGAGTTCCAGCCCGACTTCGTCGGCGAACGGCTCGAACAGTGGACGTGGGTCGTCTACCCGTGGAACTTCCTCGAAGACATGATCGACCTCACCGAGGGCGCGATGGAGCGCGCCGACCAGACGGTCTTTGACCGGGAGGACGTTCGGCACTACCTCGACGAGTTCCACGGCATCGGCCGCATCGAGATGGAGGTCGCCCAGGCCGGCCGCCTCGACGAGGTGCTCGACGAGATGGTCCGCCGCGACGTGGCCGACCGCGCCGGCGAGAACGCCTGGACGCTCGCCGAGTAG
- the gatB gene encoding Asp-tRNA(Asn)/Glu-tRNA(Gln) amidotransferase subunit GatB gives MSTQAATEERTVVIGLEVHVQLETDTKIFCGCSTEPEEDEEPNTRTCPTCLGLPGALPVLNEGAVEAAVKIGKAIDADIPETTTFHRKNYYYPDLPKNFQLTQYDAPICQSGELEVRVDSEPRTIGITRAHLEEDPGSLQHAGGSIETATHTLVNYNRAGTPLMEIVTEPDFRSPAETRAFLAKLEEVLEYLGVFDPTRDGSLRVDANVSLVPESEVAADGTISDDALADVNRAEVKNISSHKGAEQALAYEVTRQENVLRRGREIEQETRHWDEARGVTVSMRSKEAEKDYRYFREADLPALEVSDWKSQIPIPELPDARRERFREEYGLDRESASKLTSTKAVADFFEDVAEQFDPELAATWVADNLLGELNYREMSITDVEDRLDEFKRLIELVAADELTVKNAEEIVLREMLDAGEDPETVIEREGLGVADSGEVAAAVTAAIDDNPDAVSDYHDGDEGAINFLVGQVMQATGGSADPGEVNGLLREELDG, from the coding sequence ATGAGTACTCAGGCCGCGACGGAGGAGCGGACGGTCGTGATCGGGCTGGAGGTTCACGTCCAGCTCGAGACCGACACGAAGATCTTCTGCGGCTGCTCGACGGAGCCCGAAGAGGACGAGGAGCCGAACACGCGCACGTGCCCGACTTGCCTCGGGCTGCCGGGCGCGCTGCCGGTCCTCAACGAGGGCGCCGTCGAGGCCGCCGTGAAGATCGGCAAGGCGATCGACGCCGACATCCCCGAGACGACGACGTTCCACCGGAAGAACTACTACTACCCCGATCTCCCGAAGAACTTCCAGCTCACCCAGTACGACGCCCCGATCTGCCAGTCCGGCGAGCTTGAGGTCCGCGTCGACAGCGAGCCCCGAACCATCGGAATCACCCGCGCGCATCTCGAAGAGGACCCCGGGAGCCTCCAGCACGCCGGCGGCTCGATCGAGACCGCCACCCACACCCTGGTGAACTACAACCGCGCCGGGACGCCCCTGATGGAGATCGTCACCGAACCGGATTTCCGGTCACCGGCCGAGACTCGCGCCTTTTTGGCGAAGCTGGAAGAGGTGTTGGAGTACCTCGGCGTCTTCGACCCGACCCGCGACGGGAGCCTGCGCGTCGACGCCAACGTCTCCTTGGTCCCCGAGAGCGAGGTCGCCGCCGACGGGACGATCAGCGACGACGCCCTCGCCGACGTGAACCGCGCCGAGGTGAAGAACATCTCCAGTCACAAGGGCGCAGAGCAGGCGCTCGCGTACGAGGTCACCCGGCAGGAGAACGTCCTCCGGCGCGGCCGCGAGATCGAACAGGAGACGCGCCACTGGGACGAGGCGCGCGGCGTCACCGTCTCCATGCGCTCGAAGGAGGCCGAGAAGGATTACCGGTACTTCCGGGAGGCCGACCTCCCCGCGCTGGAGGTGTCGGACTGGAAATCGCAGATTCCGATCCCGGAGCTGCCCGACGCCCGCCGCGAGCGCTTCCGCGAGGAGTACGGGCTCGACCGCGAATCGGCCTCGAAGCTCACCTCGACGAAGGCGGTGGCCGACTTCTTCGAGGACGTGGCCGAGCAGTTCGACCCCGAACTCGCCGCGACGTGGGTCGCCGACAACCTCCTCGGCGAGCTCAACTACCGGGAGATGTCGATTACGGACGTGGAGGACCGCCTCGACGAGTTCAAACGCCTGATCGAGTTAGTCGCGGCCGACGAGCTCACGGTGAAAAACGCCGAGGAGATCGTCCTCCGTGAGATGCTCGACGCGGGCGAGGACCCCGAGACCGTCATCGAGCGCGAGGGGCTCGGCGTCGCCGACTCCGGCGAGGTCGCGGCCGCGGTCACGGCCGCCATCGACGACAACCCCGACGCCGTGAGCGACTACCACGACGGCGACGAGGGCGCGATCAACTTCCTCGTCGGACAGGTGATGCAGGCGACGGGCGGGAGCGCCGACCCGGGCGAGGTGAACGGGCTGCTCCGCGAGGAGCTGGACGGGTAG
- the samp2 gene encoding ubiquitin-like small modifier protein SAMP2 yields the protein MHVTVEVVGEGTAEYDLPDDATYADLIREAGYHPQEASALVDGSPVPGDRLVDAESVRLLRLIKGGSTGGGA from the coding sequence ATGCATGTCACCGTCGAGGTCGTCGGCGAGGGGACGGCGGAGTACGACCTCCCCGACGACGCCACCTACGCCGACCTCATTCGCGAGGCCGGCTACCATCCTCAGGAGGCGTCGGCGCTGGTCGACGGCTCGCCGGTTCCTGGCGACCGCCTCGTCGACGCCGAATCGGTCCGGCTGCTCAGGCTTATCAAGGGCGGATCGACGGGCGGCGGCGCGTGA
- a CDS encoding GNAT family N-acetyltransferase, which produces MSGEGDPSDSPDSPDNIEIGTASPDDRLDILRVLDAAMLETDAETVDAAIDAGDALVARFKRTDAVVGALVATRPESDRVHVDAVAVRRARRGRGIGSALVAETVRRAERDAESAVVTAEFDPELKGFYIDLGFAVDSERDEVETGRLRGRCPAGGGSADAE; this is translated from the coding sequence GTGAGCGGGGAGGGCGACCCGTCCGACTCGCCCGACTCGCCGGACAATATCGAAATCGGGACGGCCTCACCCGACGACCGCCTCGATATTCTCCGCGTGCTCGACGCCGCCATGCTGGAGACCGACGCCGAGACCGTCGACGCCGCGATCGACGCGGGCGACGCACTCGTCGCCCGGTTTAAAAGAACGGACGCGGTCGTCGGCGCGCTGGTCGCGACGCGGCCCGAGTCGGACCGAGTTCACGTCGACGCCGTGGCCGTCCGGCGGGCGCGTCGCGGCCGAGGGATCGGCTCCGCGCTCGTCGCCGAGACGGTGCGGCGCGCCGAGCGCGACGCCGAGAGTGCGGTCGTCACCGCCGAGTTCGATCCGGAACTGAAGGGATTTTACATCGATTTGGGGTTCGCCGTCGACAGCGAACGCGACGAAGTCGAGACGGGCCGTTTGCGCGGTCGCTGCCCGGCCGGCGGTGGCAGCGCCGACGCCGAGTGA
- a CDS encoding SAM-dependent methyltransferase — MSGKDEYYNKSKQQGYRARSAYKLKQIDEEANLFERGDTVVDLGAAPGGWLQVAAEEVGESGTVVGVDLQRIDDLDDHDVETIRGDMTEERTRHYLREAIGERGADVVISDMAPNMTGEYALDHARSVHLARQAFDVAEELLAPGGDFVVKVFQGEDLDAFREDVRAEFEYLRTVSPPASRDSSSEVYLVAKGLNTAPVAAGDRIEVTVEERGDEGDGIAYVEGYSIFVSDADVGETVTVEVVDAKPRFGFATRVDVGTPDSDESDEGE, encoded by the coding sequence ATGAGTGGAAAGGACGAGTACTACAACAAGTCGAAACAGCAGGGGTACCGCGCCCGGTCGGCCTACAAGCTGAAACAGATCGACGAGGAGGCGAACCTGTTCGAGCGCGGCGACACCGTCGTCGACCTCGGCGCCGCGCCCGGCGGCTGGCTGCAGGTCGCCGCCGAGGAGGTGGGAGAGTCGGGGACCGTCGTCGGCGTCGACCTCCAGCGCATCGACGACCTCGACGACCACGACGTGGAGACGATCCGCGGCGACATGACCGAGGAGCGCACCCGCCACTACCTGCGCGAGGCGATCGGCGAGCGCGGCGCGGACGTGGTGATCTCGGACATGGCGCCGAACATGACCGGCGAATACGCCCTCGATCACGCCCGGTCGGTCCACCTCGCGCGGCAGGCGTTCGACGTGGCCGAGGAGCTGCTCGCCCCCGGCGGCGACTTCGTCGTGAAGGTGTTCCAGGGCGAGGATCTGGACGCGTTCCGCGAGGACGTCCGCGCGGAGTTCGAGTACCTCCGGACGGTCTCGCCGCCGGCCTCGCGCGACTCCTCCTCGGAGGTGTACCTCGTCGCCAAGGGGCTGAACACCGCCCCCGTTGCAGCCGGCGACCGGATCGAGGTGACGGTCGAGGAGCGCGGCGACGAGGGCGACGGGATCGCGTACGTCGAGGGGTACTCGATTTTCGTCTCCGACGCCGATGTCGGCGAGACGGTGACCGTCGAGGTCGTCGACGCCAAGCCGCGGTTCGGGTTCGCGACACGCGTCGACGTGGGTACTCCCGATTCCGACGAGAGCGACGAGGGTGAGTGA
- a CDS encoding RNA-guided endonuclease InsQ/TnpB family protein has product MKRANTFEVVPQTENDKECLLRLLDASASLWNELTYERRQNYFGDGDVWDTSEYRGRYNGVVGSATVQQVTRKNSEAWRSFFALKEKGEYANPPSYWGNEEDGRELRTYIRCNQYTIEWGKRSRLEIPVGQELKDEYGLGYHERLRLEVRGNPKWDGKQGRLELEYDEVSDTFRAFQPVTVPDSRLDSPLASEEAALDVGANNLVACSTTTGNQYLYDGRELFGRFRETTDEIARLQSKLREGRYSSNRIRRLYRQRTKRRDHAQNALVRDLVERLYDEGVATVYVGDLTDVLEAHWSVRVNEKTHNFWAFKKFIHRLACVCEEYGISLETESEAWTSQTCPECGDHEKTVRHEDTLTCPCGFEGHADLTASETFLRENSNCEIRPMARPVRFEWDDHDWSGKLYPHESPKEVRTNPQVASVGR; this is encoded by the coding sequence ATGAAGCGTGCCAACACTTTTGAGGTCGTGCCACAGACCGAGAACGACAAAGAGTGCCTCCTACGGCTACTCGATGCATCCGCTTCTCTGTGGAACGAACTGACCTACGAACGTCGTCAGAACTACTTCGGTGACGGCGACGTGTGGGACACTTCCGAGTACCGAGGACGCTACAACGGCGTCGTCGGAAGCGCGACTGTTCAACAGGTCACGCGCAAGAACAGCGAAGCGTGGCGGTCGTTCTTCGCCCTCAAGGAGAAAGGCGAGTACGCCAACCCACCGTCGTACTGGGGCAACGAGGAGGACGGACGCGAACTCCGTACCTACATCCGATGCAACCAGTACACGATTGAGTGGGGGAAACGTAGCCGTCTCGAAATCCCTGTCGGGCAAGAACTGAAAGACGAATACGGACTCGGCTACCACGAACGACTCCGCCTCGAAGTCCGAGGCAACCCGAAGTGGGACGGCAAACAGGGTCGTCTGGAACTTGAGTACGACGAGGTTAGCGACACGTTCAGGGCTTTTCAACCAGTCACCGTACCTGATTCTCGACTGGATTCACCACTGGCTTCGGAAGAAGCCGCCCTCGACGTTGGAGCGAACAATCTCGTCGCGTGTTCCACGACTACTGGGAACCAGTACCTCTACGACGGTCGTGAGTTGTTCGGACGGTTCCGCGAGACGACAGACGAAATCGCCCGCCTACAGTCGAAACTCCGAGAGGGTCGCTACTCCTCGAATCGGATTCGACGGCTGTACCGACAGCGGACGAAGCGTCGTGACCATGCACAGAACGCGCTGGTGCGCGACCTCGTTGAACGGCTGTACGATGAGGGCGTGGCGACGGTGTACGTGGGCGACCTGACAGACGTGCTGGAAGCGCATTGGTCGGTCAGGGTGAACGAGAAGACGCACAACTTCTGGGCGTTCAAGAAGTTCATCCACCGTCTCGCGTGCGTCTGTGAGGAGTACGGCATCAGCCTCGAAACCGAGTCGGAAGCGTGGACGAGTCAGACGTGTCCCGAGTGTGGCGACCACGAGAAGACGGTTCGCCACGAGGATACGCTGACGTGTCCATGTGGCTTCGAGGGGCACGCCGACCTCACGGCGTCAGAGACGTTCCTTCGGGAAAACAGCAATTGCGAAATCAGGCCGATGGCACGGCCCGTGCGATTCGAGTGGGACGACCACGACTGGTCGGGGAAACTATACCCTCACGAAAGTCCCAAAGAAGTGCGCACGAACCCGCAAGTTGCCTCCGTGGGTCGGTAG
- the tnpA gene encoding IS200/IS605-like element ISHla16 family transposase, protein MVKSTRHAKYELYYHIVFVPKYRRSHLTGKTKERLESIFAEICEDKGLELAESEVMPDHVHLFIGSPPKNAPSLIVNWVKGISARKYNQRYDDRVKWTRSYYVGTAGSASKGAVEQYIAEQEGDDE, encoded by the coding sequence ATGGTGAAGAGTACCCGTCACGCGAAATACGAACTCTACTACCACATAGTGTTCGTGCCGAAATATCGGCGTTCGCACCTGACGGGGAAGACGAAGGAACGTCTCGAATCCATCTTCGCGGAAATCTGTGAGGACAAGGGCCTCGAACTGGCCGAGTCCGAGGTCATGCCCGACCACGTACACCTGTTCATCGGGAGTCCACCGAAGAACGCCCCGTCGCTCATCGTCAACTGGGTGAAGGGCATCTCCGCCCGCAAGTACAACCAGCGGTACGACGACCGCGTGAAGTGGACTCGTTCGTACTACGTCGGAACAGCGGGAAGCGCCTCGAAGGGCGCTGTCGAACAGTACATCGCTGAACAGGAGGGTGACGACGAATGA
- a CDS encoding dihydrofolate reductase translates to MQLVSVAALAENRAIGRDGEVPWPHIEADVRQYRERVAGSPVILGRRTFDSMRDHLPGSRQIVVSRSVESVDVPTAVVADGVDSALERAAEILDEGDSDADDTDAADDTVYVLGGGGIYELFQPHLDRMVLSHVTGSYEGDTFYPAWDSAEWTVAAETAYDRFTLREWVRSGGAA, encoded by the coding sequence GTGCAACTCGTCAGCGTCGCGGCGCTCGCGGAGAACCGAGCCATCGGCAGGGACGGCGAGGTGCCGTGGCCCCACATCGAGGCCGACGTTCGGCAGTACCGCGAGCGCGTCGCGGGCTCGCCCGTCATCCTCGGCCGCCGCACCTTCGACTCGATGCGCGACCACCTCCCCGGCTCTCGCCAGATCGTCGTGAGCCGGAGCGTCGAGTCCGTCGACGTTCCGACCGCGGTCGTCGCCGACGGGGTCGACTCGGCGCTCGAACGCGCGGCGGAGATCCTCGACGAGGGAGATAGCGACGCCGACGACACCGACGCCGCTGACGACACCGTCTACGTCCTCGGCGGCGGCGGGATCTACGAGCTGTTCCAGCCCCACCTCGACCGGATGGTACTCAGCCACGTCACGGGGAGCTACGAGGGCGACACGTTCTACCCGGCGTGGGACTCAGCGGAGTGGACCGTCGCCGCCGAGACCGCCTACGACCGGTTCACACTCCGCGAGTGGGTCCGGAGCGGCGGCGCCGCCTGA
- a CDS encoding alanine dehydrogenase, which yields MQTLLLNADDVDENARMDRVIDAVRGAFTAYERGNAKMPAKSYIDLPEYNGDFRSMPAYLDVRTEDTAEDAGWDAAGIKWVNVHTDNPADHDLPTVMGTMIYSDPETAFPLAILDGTTLTMKRTGAAAAVATDELAVPDATSLGIVGAGVQSYTQLEAIAAVRDIDEVVISDLDEERVADFIDAFEGRFDVRAGSIAEAGHCDVLSTVTPVESPIVGPDDVGDHTHVNAMGADAEGKHELADDLLLNATVVIDDHEQCTHSGEINVPYAAGLLTDDDIYGEIGEIVVGNRPGRTGTGSEGDNAGSGAGIDGVTVFDSTGLAIQDVAAARVVYEQADDNDNGYPFDLLGLGE from the coding sequence ATGCAGACGCTGCTTTTGAACGCCGACGACGTCGACGAGAACGCCCGCATGGACCGCGTCATCGACGCGGTCCGCGGCGCGTTCACGGCCTACGAGCGCGGCAACGCCAAGATGCCGGCGAAGTCGTACATCGACCTGCCCGAGTACAACGGCGACTTCCGCTCGATGCCCGCCTACCTCGACGTACGCACCGAGGACACCGCCGAGGACGCCGGCTGGGACGCAGCCGGGATCAAGTGGGTGAACGTCCACACCGACAACCCCGCCGACCACGACCTCCCGACCGTGATGGGGACGATGATCTACTCCGACCCCGAGACGGCGTTCCCGCTGGCGATCCTCGACGGCACGACGCTCACGATGAAACGCACCGGCGCGGCGGCCGCGGTCGCCACCGACGAGCTGGCGGTCCCGGACGCGACCTCGCTCGGGATCGTCGGCGCCGGCGTTCAGTCGTACACCCAACTGGAGGCGATCGCCGCGGTGCGCGACATCGACGAGGTCGTGATCAGCGATCTCGACGAGGAGCGCGTCGCCGACTTCATCGACGCCTTCGAGGGCCGCTTCGACGTCCGCGCCGGCTCCATCGCGGAGGCCGGCCACTGCGACGTGCTCTCGACGGTGACGCCCGTCGAGTCCCCCATCGTCGGCCCCGACGACGTGGGCGACCACACCCACGTCAACGCGATGGGCGCGGACGCCGAGGGCAAACACGAACTCGCCGACGACCTCCTGTTGAACGCGACCGTCGTCATCGACGACCACGAGCAGTGTACCCACTCCGGCGAGATCAACGTCCCCTACGCCGCAGGGCTTCTGACCGACGACGACATCTACGGCGAGATCGGCGAGATCGTCGTCGGCAACCGTCCGGGTCGGACCGGGACCGGGAGCGAGGGCGACAATGCCGGGAGCGGCGCCGGCATCGACGGCGTCACCGTCTTCGACTCCACCGGCCTCGCGATCCAGGACGTGGCGGCCGCCCGCGTCGTCTACGAGCAGGCCGACGACAACGACAACGGCTATCCGTTCGACCTCCTCGGGCTCGGGGAGTAG
- a CDS encoding DUF7095 family protein — protein sequence MDREQAVARLETLVDRVERETMPVPVREVWAFGDVALGLDPVERLDVYLTKDVIMGGDSDAAANFAAEYGVKGVGTSVHAEWAEAHPDRVRTSDNGYAAPEKCLAAELVDDSEARSASGSRAKPDDSEPIHLEVCNASFEDNVRQRLKGALARDAYEEVLDPRGVCLWVDGTRDEEAFDRLREASLAMPTLSAALGMLGADENVANEAAETLKRRRAEQEGASVRGDMV from the coding sequence ATGGACCGCGAGCAGGCCGTCGCCCGGCTGGAGACCCTCGTCGACCGCGTCGAACGCGAGACCATGCCGGTCCCCGTCCGCGAGGTGTGGGCCTTCGGCGACGTCGCACTGGGACTCGATCCGGTCGAGCGGCTCGACGTGTACCTCACCAAGGACGTGATCATGGGCGGCGATAGCGACGCGGCCGCCAACTTCGCGGCCGAGTACGGCGTGAAGGGCGTCGGCACCTCGGTACACGCCGAGTGGGCCGAGGCGCACCCTGACCGCGTGCGCACGAGCGACAACGGGTACGCCGCCCCCGAGAAGTGCCTCGCGGCCGAACTGGTCGACGACAGCGAGGCGCGGAGCGCCTCTGGCAGTCGGGCGAAGCCCGACGACAGCGAGCCGATCCACCTCGAAGTGTGTAACGCGAGCTTCGAGGACAACGTGCGCCAGCGCCTGAAGGGGGCGCTCGCCCGCGACGCCTACGAGGAGGTGCTCGACCCGCGGGGCGTCTGCCTGTGGGTCGATGGCACCCGCGACGAGGAGGCGTTCGACCGACTCCGCGAGGCCTCCCTCGCGATGCCGACGCTCTCCGCCGCGCTCGGCATGCTCGGCGCCGACGAGAACGTAGCCAACGAGGCCGCCGAGACCCTCAAGCGACGGCGGGCCGAACAGGAGGGGGCGTCGGTGCGCGGCGACATGGTCTGA
- a CDS encoding Mut7-C RNAse domain-containing protein yields MPTDDRAAADDEPPRVLLDAMCGKLATYLRMCGYDAAYALDRGVEADDQVLALAAAEARTLITRDRELAARTGDAVLLTERDVLDQLREVAAAGSPVALVDEPTRCGACNGRVDRVSASDSADPDDRPEYVPDDVGTAGAPESEPDTADTRPAWRCRDCGRWFWKGSHWESIAERLDGI; encoded by the coding sequence ATGCCGACCGACGACCGCGCGGCCGCCGATGACGAACCCCCGCGCGTCCTCCTCGACGCGATGTGCGGGAAGCTCGCGACGTATCTCCGGATGTGCGGCTACGACGCCGCCTACGCGCTCGACCGCGGGGTCGAGGCGGACGACCAGGTTCTGGCGCTGGCCGCGGCCGAGGCTCGGACCCTGATCACCCGCGATCGCGAACTCGCCGCCCGGACCGGGGACGCGGTCCTCCTCACCGAGCGCGACGTGCTCGACCAGCTTCGCGAGGTCGCCGCCGCGGGCTCCCCCGTCGCGCTCGTCGACGAGCCGACGCGCTGTGGCGCCTGTAACGGGCGAGTCGATCGGGTGTCGGCCTCGGACAGCGCCGACCCCGACGACCGCCCCGAGTACGTGCCCGACGACGTGGGGACGGCGGGGGCGCCCGAGTCCGAACCCGACACCGCCGACACCCGCCCCGCGTGGCGCTGTCGCGACTGCGGGCGCTGGTTCTGGAAGGGGAGCCACTGGGAGTCGATCGCGGAGCGACTCGACGGGATCTGA